The sequence CACACATGCTCTCCGGCGGTCAAAGACAAAGAGTAGCGATAGCAAGAGCCCTAATCCTCAACCCGACCTTCATAGTTGCTGACGAGCCCGTTTCAATGCTCGACGTTTCAATCAGAGCAGAAATCCTTGAATTAATGAAGGAGCTCAAGGAGAAGATGGGCGTCACGTACCTTTACATTACTCACGACATGTCCACGGCAAGGTACTTCGCCGACTGGATGGCGGTCATGTATTTGGGAAGGATTGTTGAGATGGGGCCTGCGAAGGTCGTCATTGATAATCCGCTACACCCGTATACGAGGGCTTTGCTTGCAGCTGTTCCAGAGCCAATTCCGGAGAGGAGGAATATTATCAAGGAGATTCCAATTAAGGGTGAGGTTCCGAGTGCTGTGAATATACCTCCTGGATGTAGGTTCCATCCAAGGTGTCTCTACATGGAAAAGGGGCTTTGTGACGCCAAACACCCGCAATTGGTAGAGTACGAACACAACCACTGGGCAGAATGCCACCTAATAGGAAAATACTAATTTTAAATCATGGAATTCTTTTGGTATTATTTTGATCGCTCCTTTTCAGTTTAAGTTTTAACTACTAATTACGACATTCATGGGATTAAAGCCAATTTCTAAATCAATACTTTACGAAACATATAGACAAAAATTAACATGATTAAATTTTTAAATATTGAAAAATTTAACATTAGTATATGCAGATTTGACTAAATTGTCTAAAAGTGGATTGGAAAATCATGAAGCTAGTGAATGAGGGGAACGGTTGGTCCTGACACTAGCTGAAGAAAAAGAAAAAAGAGGGAGGTAGAATGGGATCCGGTTATAACATGCATGCCCTGGAAAAGATTTTGGCTACCCATGCTGGAAAGAAAGAAGTTAGCCCTGGAGAAATCATTAATTGTAAAGTAGATCTGGCTGCAGTAAATGACCTTTATCTGCAGGTGATTAAATCTTTTCAAGAAATGGGAGGACAAAAGGTAAAGGATCCCGAAAAAGTTGCATTTATTTTTGACCACTATGCCCCAGCCCCGACAATAAAGGCAGCATTAAATCAAAAAATTATGAGAGAATTTGTTAGAGAACAGAAAATCAAATACTTATTCGATGTAGACGCTGGGATTTGCCATCAGATTCTGCCAGAATCTGGGTTAGTATGGCCAGGAATGTTGCTAATAATGACTGACTCTCACACCACTACTCACGGTGCTTTTGGAGCTTTTGGAACAGGAGTTGGAGCAACTGATCTAGCTGTTGCATTATTG comes from Thermococcus aggregans and encodes:
- a CDS encoding ABC transporter ATP-binding protein, translated to MAEPILKVENLKKYFPIKRGFIDTLRGAPQKVVHAVDGVSFEIQKQQVFALVGESGCGKSTTGKLIVKLLEPTEGKIYLEGQDVTEIKTKEELLAYRRKVQMIFQDPFSSMNPRFRIYDVLEEPLLIHGIGETRAEREELIYKALEMVKIVPPEDYVGRNPHMLSGGQRQRVAIARALILNPTFIVADEPVSMLDVSIRAEILELMKELKEKMGVTYLYITHDMSTARYFADWMAVMYLGRIVEMGPAKVVIDNPLHPYTRALLAAVPEPIPERRNIIKEIPIKGEVPSAVNIPPGCRFHPRCLYMEKGLCDAKHPQLVEYEHNHWAECHLIGKY